The proteins below are encoded in one region of Aquisphaera giovannonii:
- a CDS encoding NTP/NDP exchange transporter produces MEGPGRQAVTGCDAGIGMRAGAPAGGAQVPGAEPPPSIAWRRLRGGLRAVADVRDGEEGPLLRGMAFLFCVLAANYLVRPVRDEMGLAAGRAHLPALFLGTLAAMLVAAPMLSARLRRPGRPLLPAAVRATQFVLVASFAAFWWILPEGHRPSARAFFVWASVANLLAVSVAWGTLAGRFGNEPAHRLFGLIAAGGTLGAVAGSSLAGLLVARVGTVAPLLAAAVVLELGLMAARSLPRADLNLGEARSGRDSQDHPAGPPRGRSPYPMGLGLWTLLFTSSSAVIYMEQARIVDLAIGDAASRAAFFARVDLYVNLLGLLLQVAVAGRVLAALGAGAATAMLPAVTLAGVVLLYLRPGLATLQWFQVVRRGVDYAIARPGREVFCTVLGRDEMLRSKGLIDTAVYRAGDAAGAWAYGALAAMPALGPAAPLAIVPLSVGWIALSLALGRAMNRRLAADRDAPSPATEAPAESSP; encoded by the coding sequence GTGGAAGGCCCGGGCCGCCAGGCCGTGACGGGCTGCGACGCGGGGATCGGGATGCGGGCCGGCGCCCCGGCGGGCGGCGCGCAGGTCCCGGGAGCGGAGCCGCCGCCCTCGATCGCCTGGCGGCGGCTCCGGGGCGGCCTCCGCGCGGTGGCGGACGTCCGCGACGGCGAGGAGGGGCCGCTGCTCCGGGGCATGGCCTTCCTCTTCTGCGTGCTGGCGGCCAACTACCTGGTCCGCCCGGTCCGCGACGAGATGGGCCTCGCCGCGGGGCGGGCGCACCTCCCCGCGCTCTTCCTGGGGACGCTGGCGGCCATGCTCGTGGCCGCGCCGATGCTCTCGGCCCGGCTCCGACGGCCGGGCCGGCCGCTCCTGCCCGCGGCCGTCCGCGCGACGCAGTTCGTCCTCGTGGCGTCGTTCGCCGCCTTCTGGTGGATCCTGCCGGAGGGGCATCGCCCGTCCGCGCGGGCGTTCTTCGTCTGGGCGAGCGTGGCGAACCTGCTTGCCGTGTCCGTCGCCTGGGGGACGCTGGCGGGCCGGTTCGGCAACGAGCCGGCGCATCGCCTCTTCGGCCTGATCGCGGCCGGCGGCACGCTCGGGGCCGTCGCCGGCTCCTCGCTCGCCGGGCTGCTCGTCGCCCGCGTCGGCACCGTCGCGCCCTTGCTGGCGGCGGCGGTCGTGCTGGAGCTCGGCCTGATGGCCGCGCGCAGCCTGCCCCGGGCGGACCTGAATCTCGGAGAGGCTCGGAGCGGGCGGGACAGCCAGGACCATCCGGCCGGCCCGCCCCGCGGGCGTTCGCCCTACCCGATGGGCCTGGGGCTGTGGACTCTGCTGTTCACGTCGAGCTCGGCCGTCATCTACATGGAGCAGGCGCGGATCGTGGACCTGGCGATCGGCGACGCCGCGTCCCGGGCGGCCTTCTTCGCGAGGGTGGACCTGTACGTGAACCTGCTGGGCCTGCTCCTGCAGGTCGCGGTGGCCGGGCGGGTTCTCGCGGCGCTCGGGGCCGGGGCCGCGACGGCGATGCTGCCGGCCGTCACGCTGGCCGGCGTGGTCCTCCTCTACCTGAGGCCGGGCCTGGCGACCCTCCAGTGGTTCCAGGTCGTGCGCCGGGGCGTCGATTACGCGATCGCCCGGCCGGGCCGCGAGGTCTTCTGCACGGTGCTGGGCCGCGACGAGATGCTCCGGTCCAAGGGGCTCATCGACACCGCCGTCTATCGCGCCGGGGACGCCGCGGGGGCCTGGGCCTACGGGGCACTCGCGGCGATGCCGGCCCTCGGCCCGGCCGCGCCGCTCGCCATCGTCCCGCTCTCGGTCGGTTGGATCGCCCTCAGCCTCGCCCTGGGCCGCGCCATGAACCGCCGCCTGGCCGCGGACCGCGACGCGCCGTCGCCCGCGACGGAGGCCCCGGCCGAGTCCTCCCCTTGA
- a CDS encoding methyltransferase family protein, which yields MRDDDLRAATALRTPAATPTPAPAWASAVRRFTDFITIDLGGGPRPWKFAWVINFQKTGTFPFLALLIAWYRNHDVAAWIYLAMHGSYGLAWFLKDMAFPDPAWQRRITILGGLNVFFGVLAWYWAFGWLLISGTSRPAYPLPDHAWFCLCISLCLVGTAIMIAADAQKFYTLRVRRGLITDGLFRYVRHPNYLGEMMIYGSFALMVWHWLPFVVLAVVWTVVFAVNMIAKEASLSRHPEWAEYRRRTWWLLPPIL from the coding sequence ATGAGAGACGACGACCTCCGCGCCGCGACCGCCCTCCGCACGCCCGCCGCGACGCCGACCCCCGCGCCGGCCTGGGCCTCGGCCGTCCGCCGGTTCACGGACTTCATCACGATCGACCTCGGCGGCGGTCCTCGGCCCTGGAAGTTCGCCTGGGTGATCAACTTCCAGAAGACCGGGACGTTCCCCTTCCTGGCGCTCCTGATCGCCTGGTATCGGAACCACGACGTCGCGGCCTGGATCTACCTGGCGATGCACGGCAGCTACGGCCTGGCCTGGTTCCTCAAGGACATGGCCTTCCCGGATCCCGCCTGGCAGAGGCGGATCACGATCCTCGGCGGCCTCAACGTCTTCTTCGGCGTGCTCGCGTGGTACTGGGCGTTCGGCTGGCTCCTGATCTCGGGAACGTCGCGCCCGGCCTACCCGCTGCCCGACCACGCCTGGTTCTGCCTCTGCATCAGCCTCTGCCTCGTGGGCACCGCGATCATGATCGCCGCCGACGCGCAGAAGTTCTACACACTCCGGGTCCGTCGCGGGCTCATCACCGACGGCCTGTTCCGGTACGTCCGCCACCCGAACTACCTGGGCGAGATGATGATCTACGGCAGCTTCGCCCTCATGGTCTGGCACTGGCTGCCGTTCGTCGTGCTGGCCGTCGTCTGGACGGTCGTCTTCGCGGTCAACATGATCGCCAAGGAGGCCAGCCTGTCCCGCCATCCCGAGTGGGCCGAATACCGCCGCCGGACCTGGTGGCTGCTGCCGCCGATCCTGTAG